The Armatimonadota bacterium DNA window CTCTCTGGAAACACATTTGTGAAGATCATCGACCTGCCCGACTCGACATTGCGCTTCAACATGAACACGGAGTACTTTGAGACCACTCAGGGCGATCGGCTCGTCATCAACAGTCGAGAATTGGACACCAACAACGACGATGTGGTCAAGAAGGCTTTGATATACGCCCACAACGGCACAGCCTGGGCGTTGGAGCAAGAGTTGACCGGTGCCGAGCCGTTGCCCGACAACTCTGTGCCAGAAGCCTTCCGCACAGGCATTCTCAGTTTCACATCGGCCGATGTGGGCGGGCAGAACTATCTGTTCATTGCTCATCACAGCCCTCGGCTGTTCTTACAGGCGGATATCAACGGCGACGGCATCGTGGACGACACCGACTTGGCAATGGTCTTAGAAGCCTTTGGAAACGCGGGCATCGGACTTCCGGAAGATGTGAACGACGACGGCGTGGTCGATGACACCGACCTGGCCATAGTGTTGGAATCGTTCGGGATGATCGAGCCGCCATCGAAGTGGCTGGACATCTATCGAGAGAACATTGACGAGTAAGCGAGATCGAAGCCCCTTCGGGGGCTTCGACTCTCAATAGAATTGGCCATAATAGTTGATATGAAAAAGGGCTTCACGCTGATCGAACTGCTGGTAGTGATCGCCATTATCGCGATTTTGGCGGCGATACTCTTCCCTGTCTTTGCGCAGGCAAGAGAGAAGGCGCGCCAATCGATGTGCGGCAGCAACATCCGGCAGATCGGTATGGCTTCGCAGATGTATCTGCAGGACTTTGACGAGATGTACCCCATGTACCAATACTCGGTCGCCGTTGCGGCGCCTCCGGGATTCTGCCGAAACGAGTTTAGCGGACAATCGATCACCATCGGATTTCTATTGCTGCTTCAGCCCTACTCCAAGAACAATCTCTACTCTCGCTGCCCGACCGCTAAAGAAGCGAACGAATCGACCGCGGTGGGTCGGCGTTTGGCCTGCGAGGGTCGGATTGGGTATGGGATGGCCTATCCGACGCCAGGATGGTTTGCGTTCAACGGCAAGATTGAAAACCCTGCCGGGCATCTCTACCTCATGGACTCGAAGCCGGACGGATCGCAGAGCCTGCCCATCCACGAGAGCACGGGCGCCTACATGAACCACGTTACGACGCCGTTCGGCGCGTATCAGGTGAGCGGCGCGATCTGCGATTGGCACCAGCGTCCCCATGCCCGACATAACGAGATGGTGATGGTCTGCTACATCGACGGGCATGCGGGCGCGTCGCCCTTCCAAAAGGTGTACGGCGTGCGAGAAAGCCAATGCGAGGGGATCAATTGCTGCAACCTGACGCTCAATCCGGCCAACTATCCCGAACTGTGGGAGCTTTGGAAGTAATTCGCACTCAGATTTGTGCTACATTTTGAAAAAATCCCGTTCGTTTGAACCTGTGACCGGGAGGGCGAGCGTCCCCGCGAGCCGAGAAATTAAAGCCTCCACGCCAAACGGCGGGTGTAGAGGCATGAAGTCTTCTTTTGTGGCGGATTCGTACTCAGATTTGTGCTACATTTTGAAAAAATCCCGTTCGCCCTCCGGGATTTATGAGTTTTGGAAGTAAACGGTCAGTCGATCGCCCGCCTTCAGCTGCG harbors:
- a CDS encoding prepilin-type N-terminal cleavage/methylation domain-containing protein gives rise to the protein MKKGFTLIELLVVIAIIAILAAILFPVFAQAREKARQSMCGSNIRQIGMASQMYLQDFDEMYPMYQYSVAVAAPPGFCRNEFSGQSITIGFLLLLQPYSKNNLYSRCPTAKEANESTAVGRRLACEGRIGYGMAYPTPGWFAFNGKIENPAGHLYLMDSKPDGSQSLPIHESTGAYMNHVTTPFGAYQVSGAICDWHQRPHARHNEMVMVCYIDGHAGASPFQKVYGVRESQCEGINCCNLTLNPANYPELWELWK